The Mercurialis annua linkage group LG2, ddMerAnnu1.2, whole genome shotgun sequence genome contains a region encoding:
- the LOC126669419 gene encoding (-)-germacrene D synthase-like — MSIQVSAIAATRRSANFQPSIWGNHFLSFDHDNNFTRTSDIMEHETLKEQVRKMLMESTDNASKTFETVDAIQRLGVAYHFETEIYEILGAADTFHHGSDLHDISLKFRLLRQQGYNMSCDVFDKFKDDGGRFKDSLLNDARGMLSLYEATHLRVHGEDILDEELTFTRTHLHSMATQLRSPLSDQITHALKQPIHTGLPRLEARNYFSIYQGNGILLSFAKLDFNILQKQHQKELSDITKWWKELDFANKLPFARDRVVECYFWILGAYFESQFMQARTMLTKVIAMTSIIDDIYDVFGSPDELELFTQAIERWDISAVHQLPDYMKECYNALLDVYSEIEENMLNQGTLYRSHYAKEAMKNQVRAYFVESTWFHKQYIPTMEEYMPIALVTSAYEMLATTSLLGMGDIVTKDSFDWLFTKPNKMVTASQIICRLMDDIVSHKFEQKRGHAASSIECYMKQYGATEDEAVGELRKQIKNAWKDINEECMYPTSVPMPVLTRILNLARVINVVYKYEDGYTNAGVVLKDFVSSLLLDPAPL, encoded by the exons aTGTCTATTCAAGTTTCAGCCATTGCAGCTACTCGTCGATCTGCAAATTTTCAACCTAGCATTTGGGGAAACCACTTTCTTTCCTTTGATCATGATAACAATTTTACg CGAACAAGTGACATAATGGAGCATGAAACACTCAAGGAACAAGTGAGAAAGATGCTAATGGAGAGTACGGATAACGCTTCAAAAACATTCGAAACTGTAGATGCAATCCAACGATTAGGCGTCGCTTACCATTTCGAAACCGAGATTTATGAAATCTTAGGAGCGGCAGATACATTTCACCATGGCTCTGATTTACATGACATTTCTCTCAAATTTCGTTTACTTAGACAACAAGGCTATAACATGTCTTGCG ATGTTTTCGACAAGTTCAAGGATGACGGAGGGAGGTTCAAGGATTCACTTCTCAACGATGCTCGAGGAATGTTAAGCCTGTACGAAGCTACACACCTGAGGGTGCATGGAGAGGACATATTAGACGAAGAACTTACGTTCACTAGGACTCATCTTCACTCCATGGCTACCCAATTGAGGTCTCCTCTTTCGGATCAAATTACTCATGCTTTAAAGCAGCCTATTCATACTGGCTTGCCAAGGCTTGAGGCAAGGAATTACTTCTCTATCTATCAAGGAAATGGAATTTTACTATCCTTTGCCAAGTTAGACTTCAATATATTGCAAAAGCAGCATCAGAAGGAACTTAGCGACATTACAAA GTGGTGGAAAGAATTGGACTTCGCGAACAAGCTACCTTTTGCAAGGGACAGGGTCGTAGAATGCTACTTTTGGATTTTGGGAGCGTATTTCGAGTCCCAGTTTATGCAGGCTAGAACGATGTTGACGAAAGTGATAGCTATGACTTCCATTATTGATGATATCTATGATGTCTTTGGTAGCCCTGATGAACTTGAGCTCTTTACACAAGCAATTGAGAG GTGGGACATAAGTGCCGTACATCAGCTACCTGATTACATGAAAGAATGCTACAACGCACTTTTGGATGTCTACTCAGAAATTGAAGAAAACATGCTCAATCAAGGAACACTATACCGTTCTCACTATGCAAAAGAAGCG ATGAAAAATCAAGTGCGAGCATACTTTGTTGAATCCACGTGGTTCCACAAGCAATACAttccaacaatggaggaataTATGCCCATCGCATTGGTTACCTCAGCCTATGAAATGCTAGCAACTACGTCCCTTCTTGGCATGGGAGATATCGTAACCAAAGACTCCTTTGATTGGTTATTCACAAAACCTAATAAGATGGTAACAGCCTCACAAATTATTTGCAGGCTCATGGATGACATTGTGTCCCACAAG TTCGAGCAAAAGAGAGGGCATGCAGCTTCGAGCATAGAGTGTTACATGAAACAATATGGAGCGACTGAAGACGAAGCTGTCGGAGAACTTCGAAAGCAAATAAAAAATGCATGGAAAGACATCAATGAAGAGTGCATGTATCCGACCTCAGTTCCTATGCCTGTTCTAACGAGGATTTTGAATCTTGCAAGAGTAATCAATGTTGTGTACAAGTACGAAGATGGCTATACGAACGCTGGAGTTGTGCTAAAAGATTTTGTTTCTTCTCTACTTCTTGACCCTGCCCCACTTTAA